tctggtccctcttagtcccaagagcaaacaacccccaaaacaaagagcacaaacaaaagccttccccccaccaagatttgaaagtttcttgtccccccattggtcctctggtcaggtgtcagccaggtttactgagcttcttaagcctttacaggtaaaagaggcattaacccttaactatctgtttatgagactGCCGAAGACCcgacacttcggcggcgggtcgcggggtggaaggaccccctgccactgaattgctgctgaacacccggagcggaagaagctccaggggcccaggccccgcgagagtttcccggggcccctggagcgactgaaggatcctgctccgggggccctgaaaaactctcgtgggggctcctgcggggcctggggcaaattgccccacttgccccccccccgggtggccctggctgCCTGTCTCACCGGCCTGGGGTCTCCCTCTCACGCTGTGATGCCGTGGCCAAGTTGCCAGCCTCTGATGGGCACTGCTGAGCTGCGGTACACAAACCATCTCCTGGTCACTCGAACCAACAACAGCCAATTCCTCCCCAGAGCTGCTCCGGCCTGCCCGGGTCAGAAGCCTGGACAGAGTAAGTTCATTACCCGTCTGCCTTCCCTCAATGGGACGAGGACACGCACcggcctttgtaaactgagctgagatttcccaagttCTTCCACCAAAAGACCCTGTTTTAGGTAACACATAAACCAGGTTTAGTAACCGCAGAGAGATGTAAGTGCTTGCACGTACCACGTGTGGAGATCAGAGTCGGTTACTTAAGAAACAAGAAATTTGCATTCCGAGTTCTGCAGGCCAAGCAGCAGATGACTCAAGCTGTGTCTCACCCTGACCGATGGTACAAACAGGTCACAGATCCTCACTCCCCCGGCTGGGCCCGTCCTCCCCCAGTTGGCTCTTTGCCTCCAGCTgggtttccaggtgttgagttgggggggtgaggccaagtgatgatgggACTTTCCTCCAGCGTGCAGTGAGGGTGTCTAGGTCAGGCCCCGTTGGTTAGGCGTCTCCACTGCACACAGGCTCTCAGATGGGCGCTGACGAGCCATTAGCTGCTGTCTCGTGGCTCCCTGGGACCCTGGGCTTGCGGTGGGTGTTCCCAGCCTCACAAGGGATTTCAGGGCGTCAGAGCCTCGCCTACAATCCAACAGGCTGTTAACCTTCAAAGATCAAGACTTTTTCAATGACACCTCACCGGGCATACTTTGTACACCACATATCCTCATGACAAGACGGGGGATATGGGGAGTCCAGGGTGCTGCTCTGAGGTACCGTGTCACGCCAGGTCCCGCGGGGGCTGGGGAAGCTGTGTGAGGGCAGACGGGGGCTTGGGCCAGGCCAGCTCGAACCCCAGGCATAGGGGCTGGCTCCCCTGGGCGTGTGACAGGTGGGCTCTGAGTCTCAGGACTGCTGGCTGAGCCGGTCTGTCCCGCACAGCCTCCTTGCCCCACATGCCCCCCAACCTCTAGGCTTCCTACTCTGCGGTGCTGCCCACAGGCCCTGTGGGTGGGGGTGTAACAGCCAAAGCTCACAGCAGGAGAGGGGTTAACCCCCCACCCGTGATGCCGCAGGGCAGGCCTGTTTTAGGCACGGGAGGCAGACGGAGCATCACACGTCCAGCCGAGGCGGGCTGGGTAAGCTTTGCACGCAGGGCAAGAGGGCAGCGCCCGCTCAGGGCAGGGTGGAGGCTGGGCCATGCCACTCAGAACTGCAGCTGCAGTCACTCCCAAGGGTTAGCTCCTCTTGGCTGGGCCCCATTCCTCATCCGTGGGAGTTGTTTTCTAAAGACTTGGTTCCCTGGAACCGTACTGTAAAATATTGGTAATGAACAGTGGCAAGCCAGTGCTTAGGAGACCCTACGATAACAAACCGGGGGgaggagaccctacaataacaaaccagcgtGCCGCCTCCAGACATGCTCATGTAACACGCTGGTGCATCACCCCCCACAAGTAAGACAAGATCTCTGAGGTCCAGGCCTGCTCCCAGCCGGGACTGGTGCCGGGGCCTGCTCCCCACGTCTCACACATGCTCTGCTGTGGCGGTGAAGGTCAGGGCTGCTGGTTTCTGGTCCTGTTTGTGCCGTGTCAGGCCCACtattgctggagcctgggcaggCTCATGGGAACGTCCATACTGCAAGTGGAGGGAGGGCACCAGGGTCGGCACCTCCCTCCCATCCCGCCTCCCCTTGCTCAGCTCCAGGGCTTTGCCCGCATCTTCCTTCCCAGCAGCCACTCCTGGGGCTTCAGGAAGACCAGTGCACAGGGCGGAAAGTGCTGGGTCCTTCCAGTGTGCGGCTGCTGATTGCAGCTTCCTGCCTGGGTCTGAGCACATGGCTCATGGGAGACCTTTGGTGCCAGCGTCTGCATGTGCTTCCCTCATCTGTGCAAGCTGCTCTGGATCCTGCCTGGGCAAGGGGGCAGAACGGGCCCTGGATCTGTTTTCTTTGGCTCAGAACCGCGATTTCCTGGTGGCTTCTGTGCAGTTTTAAAAAACGTTAGACGCCATCGTCCTGTCCCTTTCCAGCCTCTGTGTGCCAGGGAGGAAAACCGTTGTTCACCATGCAGGGCTGCCTTGTTAAATTACTATTAGGTGTGTTATGATCGCACCCCCAGACTCcagcagagatcagggccccgtcgcacCGGGTGCCGCCGAGACCAGTACTTCTCAACTGATTTACCATTGGGGGCTGCATTCACACGATATCCTGCCGGTATGGCCCTGGGAGTGTCACGTGGGCTGCCCCAGTGGGCCGTGTGTTGAGAAGCAGGGGTCCTGAGAGACCGTCCCAGTCCCAGAGTGCTCGTGGCAGCACAAGGCGGGGCTGTTCTCCCCAcgttacagatgaggaactaggGCCCAGGGAGTGAAAAGGTGGGATTTTCCTGTGGGCCGAGCCCCCGCGCCTCCCCACTGAGCTCTGACAATCCGGCTCCAGGGGTTGTGGCCGGACAAGGCCCTGGGTTCCTGGAGTCGCAGCCCAACTCCCTGAGCATGAGGCCAGAACATTTTAATCTCGGACAGGATGATCTTCCAGCGCCTCCCGTCTCACAGTCCCAGGACCCGAAAGCCTGGCTGGTCCCAGCAGGTCTGGAgcatccccagcccctcctttctgctgcTTTCGGTGCCTGTTCGAAGGCTGGTTTTTTCCCCAGAGGAAAGGCAGCCACAGAGAGCAGCAGCCTCGGATAACCCCGGCCAGCGCCGTTCACACGATGCGGGACCATGCCACGGCAGGGGCGCAGAACACGGGCAGGTCAGCGTAAACAGCCGGATGTCACTCCGTCTCTCCCCAGAACTCCCTATCTCCATAGAGATGGTAcagtccccctgccctcccatgcAGACCCCTCTGTCTCTCTATTCTAGCTATTCCTCCCCAGACTGGCCCCCTGTCTAGCCATTCATCCATCCCCACACCGGCTGTCTCTCTCGGCACACATCCCGCTGTCTAGCAGGCCCGGCCAGCCGGGCACCTGGCTGCTTACACTGGTGCCCATCACCGTTGCAGCTGGGCAGCTGTGTGAACAGACTGCAGGGAAGGAGTGACCTGGCCAAGGCCAGACACGAGTCCCTCCCCTTGCTCTCAGAGGTGCAACTGGCCTCTTCCCAGTGGGTGGCCTCTGCGCACAGGCTATGTCTGCGTAAAGGTGTTAGCCAAGATTTTCACACACCCGGCCATGTGCTGCTGTCAACATGGTGGTTCTTGCAGAAGCTGCTGTGGTGGTGTGTGACAAGCAGCAGCTTTGCCCTTTTTTGGTGGTTTTagaagaaggggaggggctgACCAGGTCCTTTCCCTCACTagtgaagtgcagccacctctggagtggagcaTGACAGCTGCACAACAAGACCACCAcaatttgggacaggaagtgaaggagaagCCTGGATGCAGCTGAAGCcacagggaggggggctgagttACAGCCAGGGCATCTGCCCAGGGGGGAAGTCTTGGATACTTCACTGCCTTTAAGGGGTCAGGACATGGATCAGCCACCCCTGTCTGCCCTCCTACCGCTTCTCACCCCTCAGGGGCTCCCCCAGGGCTGCACCACGGGAGTTGGGAGGTCGCCTCCCGTTGAGAGGCTGGAGCCATTGGCCCCATGGGGATTGAATTGCAGCTTGGGGAGACTGGGGGCTGATGCTGCTTGGGCAGCGTAACGGGTGGAAATGCCTCTCCGATTTGCCTCCCCTTACAGGGCCTCTGTGacgttatgagtataatataatatctcattgaaaggtgacagggccagaaagagttaattaactcacctcaccgactgacctgacccgtgGGTGAACCTTAAAAACTGGTTAGcaagatctgtaaatgaacagagctttgaaatgcaagtctgcattgtcagAGGTAggaggggaggtgtttgctcaggtcttgggatgccagcaaacaaggcttgtctattgctatagttttaattcaaagatcaaacaaggaatattaacattaatgatgatacttgagtgaaatagtgttaTTCTCTATGtatctctttgaaggttgtggtaacctgtatctgaactgtttaatggataaattaccctgtgctaattgccaggatgtttgggagaaggagttaagcctattgttttctcaggccgaaaggctgctggaaattgTACAAGagccctgggacacgatcctggttgatctcagatctgctttgggtttcaagagggggaaaccttaagccacaaggattgagatccccagtcactgactggagccccctgaatatggacattggactagaacctctggactatttctaaaaggacttttggcaactacaagctcatctctgctgtgcatctgaacctcaagaactgaattcaagtctgtctgtatattgatcttttaaccagctctctctctctcttttctttttaaataaattttagcttagttaataagaattggctgtagcgtgtattttgggtaagatctaaattataattggacctgggtgtgtggctgatcctttggggttggaagaaccttttcttttatgtgatgagataagattttcaggaatcatcatcatatgtttgacaggtgtgtctggacggaggcctgaggctgggcactttaagggaactgcgtggtttggatttctaagtaaccagtgaggtactgtagaagctgttctgtgctggctggtaaatctaagtattggaataaccaccagcgtttggggtttgtctgccccgttttgtttgcagttcacgctgattgagtgacctcagctggctcccacaggcagcaccgtcACAGCCTCCCAGCCCAGCGTGGAGTGGGCACAAAGCCCTGCACCCAGCACCGGGCATGGGGGGCAGAGCGGGCGCATGGTCAGCGTGCGTGGTGCTGTGCCCGGTCTCTGCACCCCCGAGGCCCGGTGGGAAGCAGAGGGTCAGAGCAGCGGTGAGGCTGCAGGGTGGGCAGTGCCCAGGTGGCTTGAACCCATCTTCTCCCAGCCCCAAGGAGCAGCGTAACTGGGACCTGCCTGTGGGATTGCCCCTGGTAGCCGGATTGGTCGCTCCCAGATTGCGGGGAGAGCACAGTACCAGGATATGCCGCCCAGCCCGGAGCAGGAAGGGGTAGGACCTGCCTTGTGGGTGGCTTCTGCGCACAGGCTCCTCTCCAGACACGGTTCTCCTGGTGCACAATGACATCTCACTGCCTCTGTCTTGGCCTGACACCACTGGttctgctctgctgcctgccCCTGGGTAAGTTGCGTGTTCTCCGGGTCCGCTGGCGGGGAGCTCAGGCCGCGCGGCTGGTGAGTTTGAAGATGAGCAGTTGAGAGTGGGTTCAACCTTCTCTTCCTGACGTGCCTGTAGTGTTGCGGTGCCACATGCAACAGCATCTGAACCTGCCTGGCAGATGCCAGCTGGTGCCTTTAGCTCCGGAGCCGGGACGGGGTGATTTGTAGGGGGGCACCAGGACCTGGGCTCTGTAGTCACAGCCCGGGCTGAGGCGACCCCAACGGTGCCTCCCACGGAGCAGGGGCTCCGAAGGGCTAGACCGAGCGCCCCTCGGgctgctgctgaagctgcagGAGAGGGAGCATCAGGGTCCGCCGGCTTTGACACAGACAAACCTTGTGAGTAGCAGAGACTCTCCCAGCCTGGCAAAAGCGTTTGTTGGAATGGCTCCGCGCTGGCGGCAGGCCCCTCCCAAGCATGAGTGATGGCTGGAGGTGATGATTCTCTGCACTGGGCAGATTTATGATGCATATTTTGGTAGCACTGAGCAGCCCCAGCTAGAGTCGGGGTCCTGTTGTGCCGGGCGCAGCGCAGAAGCAGTGTGAGAACCCGTCCTACTGAAACAAGCTCCCAGAGACTGAAGGGGAAAAACAAGCCCATAAAGGGGAAATTACTTCTCCTAGGTCAGGCataaggcaggaaacagaacctCCCGCTCAGCACTCTGCCAGCTGGCACGCTGCCCCATGGGCTTCCAGCCCCCGGTCCTAacccagagagagggaggagggtaACGAGTCAATATTTGCAGACCCATAGGGAAGACCCGGATCTGACTGGTGAGTTACAAATGAGCCACAGCCCTTGGCTTTGACTCGGTATTTAGAATGATTTTATTCTTGATTTCTTTGTAACATCACCGCCAACCCCCTGACTTTACAAAGAAAGGCCAGGCTGCCCCTGGGATGCGACTGGCAATTTCCATAGCTCTGAGTGAATCAAGTTTAaacagcttgggggggggggtccattGGGGTTTAAATGCCAAGtctgtgggtgggtgtgggaTGTCTGGAGCATCTCTCACAGGCCCACAGGAGCAGTGGGAATGTGGGAAGTGGGCTGAGTATCAAAGGACTATTGTAAATTATGTGCCAGACAAAAAGGAActttaaggaaaagaaaaattcagTGGGTTTCCCACGAAATACCTGGGGATGGGCGGGAAACAAATTCCCCCCTGCAGACCTGCCCTTCAGAGGCTACACCTTGAGCAAAGAGCCGCTGTCCGGCTGACTAGCTGTTCCTGGGCTCTGAAGACCAAAGCCCCGAGCAGTGACAGGGGAGAATGACCTGTCACGAGGGTGCGTGTTGTGCTGAGTGCGGGTGGGGCTTGTAGCACTGCCTGGGCTGGTCTCTGGGACACTTGTGCGGGTCCTTTAATCACTCGGTGTCTTCTCTGTAGCGCTTTCACCTGAGAATAACAGTGCTAGGAAAAGCCGGGGGAGTAGCTTCTACTTAGGGCCAAGGCACCTGTGACAGGTCCCCCCCGGGGTGCTACCTGGACCTAGGGTACCACTAAGCTCCCCAACCCACCAGCCTGGCCTCTCTTTACGCTGTACTGCTGTGACCGGCCTGCCAAGCCCCTCCCAAGCTCCAGCCGGCACTTTACCAGCACACAcccaggtagggacacacccagctgctgtTACATGCAGACGCTGTGAGCAGCTCTGCATGGGGAGGCACAGCTAgggcacctccccccccccagtgtaaacCCAGAGTTACACTGTCTTGCGCTGGCCTGAGAactgcacagcacaagctcatgaaattcaccctctccctcaatgtggagaggaaatgcaCAACCGCTTTCTGCCCCCAGTTATTTCTCCCACACGCTGGTTTTCgacaaagcaaaaataagtttattaaatacaaagaGAGATTTGAAGTGATTGTAAGTGAAAGCAAATGGCAAAGCAAATTACCTAGTAAAGAAACAGAATCGCAAACGGAGTTTAACACACTAGAGAGGTAGGAtacaaattagcaaattctcgccctgagtgataaacaggctggcggattcttaaggcacaagctgcctgggctttcccaggttttcagacaggctagaaatccctttaacctgggaccagcacttcccccccccgttcagtctttgttcctcaggggTTTCCAGGTGTGGTGTTGTCAGGAGAATGAGGTCCCCCCAGGATGTCATTtctcccttttatatcttctcctcacttgctggaaagctcttttgccatgagctgggtcaaacagttcccaatGTGTAGAGCTGGCTCTGagacataggcgctgacttcccctctgtcCCGTGGCTGCtcaacccccactctgcccccggccctgcctccactccaccccttccatgaggccttgccccttcccaccccttccccaaagtccccgccccctctctgcccctattACAACCCCTtccttgcctcctcccctgagcatgccacgttcccactcctcctccaccctcccagAGCGGgctaatgctgccaaacagctgtttggcggcggtcaggcaggaagcactgggaggtggagggaggagtggggacgcgGCGCACTCGGGGGAACGAGGAGGTGGGGCAGCTGATGAGGGGAGCTtgactgccggtgggtgcagagcacccactaatttttccccatgggcgCTCCAGGCCCGGAGCACCCacgaagtcggtgcctatgctggGAGAGGTTTCTATcgcacacagttcctggggtgaTCCTTGCGCTTGTGTGCAATTCCTCAGGCAGCCAccaacattgtttggcctttttactgttgtgcCTGAGAGGCGGCTTGGGGGAGGGTTCAGCCTCAGCACGTTCAGTAACAGGTACAGAGCCAAACTTCCTAACTTCGCATACAGCGATGGCTCCAACAATCCAGCGAGGCATTCATGTCTAGCAGACCAAGACTACCTcacaaggcagactttgtacaaaaaCCTGTCCCAATTACACAACCGTGGGGAGTATTACGGTGCCAGGGTGCCACAGCACCGTTCATGGCATTGCAGAGAAAGCACCATGCAGCTGGGCATCGCGTAGGCAGGGAACCCTGCAGGAGGGTGAGAGGAGCCGGGAGCCCAGTGcagtgcccttgctggaccacagggcaggaggcaggggggcaaacacaggtgcagttgccctgaactgtgacagacaCTTCGCCAGGCCTGCTGCCCCTTTGTGCGTCCATTCTGGGCACCGACTGAGGCGGAGCCCTGGGGGAGAACAGCCCAATGTCCCAGAGAGAGACCTGGGCTGCGGGGCCAGCTGCTGGGTCTGGGAGGTCCCCAGGGGGAGCCTGGTCTGGCCCATGTGCTGTCCCCAGAGAGGGGTGGGCTGCTGTGGCCATGTGGGCTGGGGGAAACCTGTCTGATTGTCTCTCTGCTCCCCAGCGCACCCAGACCCATGCGGCCTGAGCATCGTGCCCAAGGACCTGGCGGTAGCGTTTGGGGGTGACGTGGTTCTGAACTGCACCAGCACGTGCTCCAGTCACACCAGCCTGGGCTGGGAGACGTCGGTGCCGAAGGTGACGAAGGAGGGAACCGGCTGGATGTCTCTGCACATCTCCAACCTCACAGAGTGGGACCTGAAGCCCCTGTGCTTTGTCAGCTCCACGGACATCACCGAAAAAGCCAGGCTCCACGTGTACCGTACGCTGAAGTTTAACTGCGTGCTCATTCCTgccccccacactcccacccccccagtgccgcccctgggaggGGAAAGACTTTTCCAAGGACTAGAAATCAGTGCAAAGAATAAAACCCCAGAGTCCGGATTCCCGGCACCCTGCTCCTGCCActgctcctcccacccctgggaatggaacccaggagtcctgcctcccagctccccccaccgtcccctcccacccctggaaacggaacccaggagtcctgcctcccagctccccccaccgtCCGCTCCCACccctgggaatggaacccaggagtcctgcctctcagctccttctgctctaaccaccagcccccacagtcccctcccccccagaatggaacccaagagtcctggctccctgggcATCGAGCACAGTCTTTACAAGAAGGCAGGGCCCCTGGCCCGTTATATACAGGGAGAAGCTTCAGGAAGGTtcatttccctttgtttccccctcctttcAGGATTCTCACCCCCTGAGATCCACCTGGGAGCCGAGATGGTGGCCGGTCACCAGGAGCGAATCACCTGCAACGTCTCCAGCCTTGTGTCCGGTTCCATCCCCTCCGACATCAACGTCACCctgagcagcaggggcagcaccCTTAGCGAAAGCCGTGGCAGCCCGGCCGTGGGGTACAGCTTCGTGGCACAGCCCACGCAGCACGGGCAGGAGATCGTGTGCCAGGCCTGGCTCCGCGTGGGCCACCAGGTGCTGAGTGACAGCGCCAGAGCCACCCTGCACGTCTGGGGTGAGGAGCTGTCAGTTACTGTGAGTGGGTCCTTCGTCCTTAGTGTGCAGCAGCTTCCTGACTATAAGAACTtcagaacggccagactgggtcagacccaggtccattcagcccagtgtcctgtctgccgacagtggccaatgccaggtgccccagagggagtgaccagaacagggaatcagcaagtgccccatcccctgtcgcccatttccagcttctggcaaacagagcctggggaccccatccctgcccagcccggctaatagccattgagggaccttcCTCCATGACCTGATCTAGTTCTTTACTAAACGCTGTTgtactgagtggatgttttcagagaactctccacaatgatgccaagattcCTTTCtcgagtggtaatagctaatttagatccgatcattttatacgtatagttgggatgatgttttccaatatgcattactttgcatttatcaacaattaatttaatctgccattttgttgcccagtcacccagttttgagagatgctTTTGTAGCCCTTTGcaggctgcctgggacttaactgtcttgagtagttttgtatcatctgcagattttgtcacctcactgtttacccctttttccagatcatttatgagtatgttgactaggactggaccagtacagacccctgagggacaccaccatttacctctctcctatctgaaaactgaccagttattcctaccctttgtttcctgtcttttgaccagttaccaatccatgagagaaccttccctcctatcccatgacagcttactttgcttaagagcctttgttgagggaccttgtcaaaggctttctgaaaatctaaatacactgtatccactggatcccccttgtccacctgcttgttgtccccctcaaagaattctagtagattggcgaGGGCTGATTTCCCTTTGCTAAAaccatgttaactcttccccaacaaattatgctcatctgtatgtctgacaatattgttctttaatatagtttcaaccagtttgcctgggactgaagtcaggcttacaggcctgtaattgccgggttcacctctggagcccattttaaaaattggcgtcacattagctatccaccagtcatgtggtacagaagctgatttaaatgacaggttacacACCACAGctggtagttctgcaatttcacatttgagttccgtcagaactcttggatgataccatctggtcctggtgacttattgctgtttaatttatcaatttattccaaaacctcctctaatgacacctcagtctgggacagttcctcagatctgtcacctaaacagaatggctcagatttgggaatctccctcatgttcctcagccatgaagaccgatgcaaagaattcgcttagtttctccacaatggcctgatcgcccttgagtgctcctttagcatctagatcgtccagtggccccactggcttcctgcttccgatgtacttaaaatattttttgctattactttttgtcTCTTTTTGAGACCATGGAAATAAGAAACAAAATTACTTCCTGCAGCCAGaaatcctggctcctagccccctgctctaaccatttgtccccaggcctctcccagagctgggatagaacccaggagtcctgg
The sequence above is a segment of the Gopherus evgoodei ecotype Sinaloan lineage unplaced genomic scaffold, rGopEvg1_v1.p scaffold_40_arrow_ctg1, whole genome shotgun sequence genome. Coding sequences within it:
- the LOC115642457 gene encoding hemicentin-1-like isoform X2, which codes for MTSHCLCLGLTPLVLLCCLPLAHPDPCGLSIVPKDLAVAFGGDVVLNCTSTCSSHTSLGWETSVPKVTKEGTGWMSLHISNLTEWDLKPLCFVSSTDITEKARLHVYRFSPPEIHLGAEMVAGHQERITCNVSSLVSGSIPSDINVTLSSRGSTLSESRGSPAVGYSFVAQPTQHGQEIVCQAWLRVGHQVLSDSARATLHVWAPPHNVKVSVERLQFGVGANFTVWCSAKGNPPPKLRWELPSNASVELSDRGQMVTVRSAQRAHNGTYRCLAQNSYGASSGHIDVLIEVPPRSWTVIVAVVLGVIVVLGGVALGVWWLVRKCFMTS
- the LOC115642457 gene encoding hemicentin-1-like isoform X1; translation: MTSHCLCLGLTPLVLLCCLPLAHPDPCGLSIVPKDLAVAFGGDVVLNCTSTCSSHTSLGWETSVPKVTKEGTGWMSLHISNLTEWDLKPLCFVSSTDITEKARLHVYRFSPPEIHLGAEMVAGHQERITCNVSSLVSGSIPSDINVTLSSRGSTLSESRGSPAVGYSFVAQPTQHGQEIVCQAWLRVGHQVLSDSARATLHVWAPPHNVKVSVERLQFGVGANFTVWCSAKGNPPPKLRWELPSNASVELSDRGQMVTVRSAQRAHNGTYRCLAQNSYGASSGHIDVLIEVSTVPPRSWTVIVAVVLGVIVVLGGVALGVWWLVRKCFMTS